The DNA region AATCATTTAGGATTGCTATAGAAAACAGTGCTAGTGAACCCACGCTATTAACGCTCAAGCGCCGACAACATACGGCGTTTACGGTAATTGATAAATACTTCTGAGCATGAAGAGTAGCCAATTATCCCCACAGTGCGCCAAAAATCGCACATCCCTTTGTGAAAATTCCCCACAGCCATCGCTGTGGGGAATTGTCTTTTATGGGAGTGTTGCAAATATTAATTCCAGCAACGGTATAATTTAAGAGCGCAACGCTCAAAAAATCAATTTAGCGAAACTTATTTGATAGAAGAAGATGCCGCATTTGCTTTTGATAAAATGCAACTCTTCCTGCCTCTGGCTTCATTACTTGAATAATTCTTCTATGCCCCTGTATCCCTCAATAATCGAATTATAGTAATAGATAGTAACTATTACTAGACATTTTTATCCTATTCGTTGTCTTGAAATTCAGAATTTTGACACAGGCTTGCTTTTATTTCCAGGTCGTAGCAACGGTCAACTAACTGTATGATTAATTTATATATTGACTCAGGTAGATCGCCGACTTTTTACACTGCAATCATGGGTATGCCACCATCACCAAACGTTGTCCATGAGAACTGGATTGAAAATTAGGGATTCACCTTTGGGTAGATTTAGACGGAATGATTAAAACTGTATATTTGGATGGGGGAACACATAATTTGCCACAAAACCTCATGCCAAATCAGTAATTTCCATATCAACAGATGAAATATTGATTTAATTCTAGTTAATTTGTTCCTTAAGTTCCTCATAAGCCATGACATCCCCTGAGCCTCAAACCGATTTTGAAGAAAAAGCTCCACAAACCTCATTTGAGCCACCTTCTGGAAAACGGCGGTGGCTTTGGGTTTTAGCTGCACTACTATTGTTAGGGGGCGGAGCAGCTCTACTTTGGCGTCCGCAAAATTCAGCACCTTCAACTGCACCTTCAACTACTAATGCTCAACCTCAAGGGGTAAGAGTCAAAATATCGACAGTACAAAGTGGCATTATTGAGGAAAGCTCAGATTTTATTGCTAGCCTAAAATCCCAGCGCTCAGTCACGCTCCAGCCGAGGATTCAGGGCCAAGTTACTCAGATATTTGTTAAACCCGGAGATCCAGTCGTACAAGGAGCGGCAATTCTCCAAGTAGATCCTACGTCACAAGCAAGTGCCAATGGAAGCAATGCTGTGCCTCAAGGATTTTTAGTGCAACTGGAAAATGCCCGCGCTACACTCAAATCTCTGGAGGCACAACGACCATCCTACGTTGCGAATGTACAATTTTACCAGCAGAATTACGAGAAGTTTGTCACCCTAGCCCAGGAAGGAGCCGTATCTCGACAGACTCGCAATCAGTTTGGCGATCGCCTCGCCAATGCTAAGGCTAATCTTGATGTAATTGATTCTAGAATTCAAGCACAACGAGCCAACATATTGCAGGCTGAAAAAACTTTGCAGCAAGCTAATATAAATATTCCCAATCAACAAGGGAATCTCCAGTCCGATAAAATTACCGCTCCCTTTAGTGGCACAGTTGGCAAAATCGCTGTGAAAGTAGGTGCAAAAGTTAATACTTCTACACAATTAGTTAATATCGCGCAAAATCGACCTTTAGAAGTCAATATCTCTGTGCCATTACAGCAAGGGCCTCAATTGCGTAAGGGAATGCCAGTGGAGGTTATGAACACACAAGGTCAAAAGCTTGGTAGAAGTAGGGTATTTTTCATTGCACCTACTGCTAGCAATGAAACCCAAGGAATATTGATCAAAGCACTTTTTGACAACCCTAATGGTCAGTTACATGCAGATCAA from Nostoc commune NIES-4072 includes:
- a CDS encoding efflux RND transporter periplasmic adaptor subunit; its protein translation is MTSPEPQTDFEEKAPQTSFEPPSGKRRWLWVLAALLLLGGGAALLWRPQNSAPSTAPSTTNAQPQGVRVKISTVQSGIIEESSDFIASLKSQRSVTLQPRIQGQVTQIFVKPGDPVVQGAAILQVDPTSQASANGSNAVPQGFLVQLENARATLKSLEAQRPSYVANVQFYQQNYEKFVTLAQEGAVSRQTRNQFGDRLANAKANLDVIDSRIQAQRANILQAEKTLQQANINIPNQQGNLQSDKITAPFSGTVGKIAVKVGAKVNTSTQLVNIAQNRPLEVNISVPLQQGPQLRKGMPVEVMNTQGQKLGRSRVFFIAPTASNETQGILIKALFDNPNGQLHADQLVRARVFWNQRPGILIPTTAMTRIGGDTFVYVVETETSPQGVSQQVARQKRVKLGEIKDNNYQVIEGLQPEDKVIISGLLNLRDGVAIVPET